The DNA window ttgtgagcatgttagcatgctgatgttagtgTGCACGCATGGTAGACCCTCAGTCTTGTTCACCATTCACCATCTTTATTGTTCTAGGGTCGATGAGCTGGATTTGTACCACACAAATTTGATAACAGATTAATTTTGGGAGTCATCAAGAGTAGCATTTTTGGAGATTATGAGGCTAGAAATCAGGCTTCTCATGAGTTTGATATTTATCTTTGCTGTTGGCCCTAAAGTTAAAGaaacacattataaaacatCTATTTATCCCACTAGGATTTTGTTACAAAATGGATTCAGATTTGAATATGAACTGTGCTCTTTTTGCACCTTGGAAACAGAAACCttcctttaaacatttttggaatGACATTCACATCTGGTTATCTTTAAAGATTGATCCCAGTTGAGTTTTCCCACATTAGGATATCTGATATAACCATCTGATTTGGTCTATCTCATTATATTTATGGACAAATAACATATTCATACACCAAAGTGGAAAGGCACCAAACCCTCATACACcctgtttatttgattttgtaaattatttaaaatccCTTAAAtgtataacaaataaaaacaaaataacaaaattaaataaggATATGTCtcagtatttattattttaaatgagaGTAAATGGCTGCTctggatgacattgtgatggTTTTAACAGGTTGGCAATATTGTGCTGCTATGTATTAGCCCCGATATACTtgtcttaatgtttttttttccttgtctgGATGTAAAAGTGTTGTTGCTTGCGCTCACATACTGGTGTTGTTGTGTAATATATGTTGTATATGTTCTGTGCCCGCGAATTGAAATGCATATATGTTGATCAAGAAAGAGAAACATGTAGTTTTAAACTGTAACTGCTATAGAACTGTTGcagttgctactagcaacagaatgATCAACTGAAACCAACTGGTAGAAAGATTAAAAATACTTGACGATAGTTTAATTCTTTCTAATCTTACTTATAACAAACAAAGTCACTCACAGGATTTCTTCTGCCTACACGTTTACATTGCCCTGCCAAAACTTTCTAAcaagtttattaatattttataaaccaaaatCTTTCTTCAAAAATTATGAAATGACTACATCAAACTTGAGTTCATGTTTATGAATAGAGACCAAGGACTGGACCAGGTCATACAAAGGCAAAGTATTAATTTATGTGTGCAGAACCTGAGGGGCAGGCTTAAAGGTAACCTAGACATTTTAGTCAAGCACCGGGCAGCAAAAGTTCTGCCAGAGCCCATAAATATTTTCTACTCAACACGGCGAAGGAAGAAGAAAGTTCACAGACACCCTGAGACTTCATTAAATCTTGCTCTTCTTTTCTGAACAGCAGATTCTTGTGTGAATGAAACATTTGTGTTGCTCTGAGACAGTTGGGAGAGAATATCTTGGCCCTCGTTAAGCGGCCACAAAGATATTCAACCGTGTTTGAGATGTGTGCTAAAGGTCCTTGAAGTCAAATGAGACCTGAATTCAATGTGATGCTCAGATATCCGGAAACTAAACTGAGACTGtcaaaaaaaagagagataacaGTTAAATAAGAGCATCACTGAAATACACCACCACAGAACAGTACGAATACCAGCATGTTAATTGTCCATGAACCAGCCCCCCAAGATTTCATCAGACAAGGTCAATAACATTTTCACTGACATTTGCAATAGCATGGTTCCCATAACAACCGTTCTGATTTCATCATTCTCCAAATTGTCCCTTCCAGAGTTCACTGATCCACCCGACTCCACTGCAGAGCATAACGAGAGCTTAATTTCATTAATCCCTCAGTGAAAAAGGTTTCATTCAAAGCTAAAGTAAATCTTATGACTCACACCTGATAAGTAAGTCTGTAATGCTCTGCACATTCAAAATTCCACACCAAAGTACATTAAATGTGTGCTGCATTATGTTCTGTTCATTTAGTTATTAACATTTCTTGTAGGAGAAAGGGTACATTTATACATCATTAAAAGAAGCccagaaactgaaaaaagaaaaacagcacttcaagaataaaaaaagatttgttaaTGGCTCAGCGCCCACCTTAGCTGAGCACAAAGTCAACATTTGTTCTTACCCTCATCACACTGCTCTTCGTGGTGATGTATGACTGAAAACAGATTGCATCCTGAGTTACCAGCAGGAAGAGAAAAATGTGAGatgcttcagttttttttacacCCCATCTCCTGAAGGATGGCTCAGTTGTATCAGCCAAAACTACACAACAAAATCTCCAGGCCTCTTCGCCACAACTCACCTTCTTCTGGCTTACTACATGCATCTTCATCAGTATGTTTcattactactgttactacttctgcagaggtggaagaggtactcagatcctttacttaagtaaaagtgcctgtaccacagtgtgaaaatactcctcagtttgttttgtttttttacattattgtgttagtactttacttaagtactgtaaaataatcttaaaaattCTTTCACCACTGATAACCACTCCCTGGTACTGAAGAAACCAGAGATTTAGATTATCAGAACTGAAAATCTAATTAGCCTTTTTTGTCCTTGTCGCATTTTTGCAATTGCAAGAGTAATATTATTGGTTAATGTATCGGTCACAAGAAACAGTTATCATGATTGGCCCTGAAATTCCATATTGGTGCATCTCTACTGGATTACTACTTGGGCCTGAAATGCTGTGTGGTAACTTGACTAAATGCATTAATTTAAGAATATGCAACataagcacaaaacacaaacaattagTGTGTTAAAATTGGGGGAGGGACCCTCTTCAAGACAATGCCTCAATAATAAGGACCAATCTTAAGCCTCAAATCATATCCTTTAATATTGTGCTTATTGGTGCATCTTCCAATGTacatattcaattaaattaggTCTAGCCTGGAGCTTTGGGGTAGGTGTCCACTTTGCTCGCTTGGTAATCTGGGCTTGTCGCACAACATCCACTGGTTCTTTGTATACACAGGACAAGCAATCAAAGTAACAAATAAACATGTTCTAATGTCATTGTGACTTGTATCCCCCACTGTGATCATGTAAACATGGCTCAATTATTCAAGTATAATTCAATCATGAATGTGAGACAGGAACAGTTTCATCACTTTATTAATGAGTTTAATTATTTAtaccaacaaacaaaaactgtctctctccctccatccctctctgttCATCATCTCCTTTATCCAACCGTTCTGTTCCCAACAATGACATTTTACCCTCAGACCAGGGTGATAAAAGAGCAGGGTcacagcaaattaaaaacaaagtgacagatcagaaaatggaaaaaaaaaacccattaaaatAGCACATTTAGTCAGCTCTTCATTTTGTAAAGAGTCAGGAGTACAGATAATAATGTCCATGGTCTGCcagcacacattcaaacacacacatacattcccTGCAGCTGTGCTCAAGAAACTCACCAAGTATCTGTGAAGCATACACACTTGTACTAACAGGTCAAACCCGTTACACTCATATGACACACAGGGAGCAAAAACAGGAGACGGTCGGACACAGGAGATGATACATGTCAATGGACAGATTCATTATTTCCCCTCtcctccagacacacacacacacacacacacacagggaaccGTGCTCCCTCCCAACACCACGACCCCATAGATCCAGACGCTTGTAACATTCCCTTCACATTGAAGTTAAATGGAAAACTGGAGTTCCACCTGTTGGCTAGCATGTGCACCTGCATACATACAAGACCACTGattggaaaacacacacacaccaatgtcTGGATTTGAGTACAGTATCTTGGATGTGAAATCGTTTTGCATGTGACATTACTGGACAaaactttggaaaaaaaaaacaacaacaaaaaaaacaaaaaaacaacccccCCCACTCTAGTCCCTCATTTTTACCACATCAGTGGAAATTAAAagaccccctccctcccccccaaaaaacacaatacaataaataaaacagttatGACAACATTTATGGGGGAAAAGGGAAAGTCGtgaagagagaaatggagggagagagaataaaaatgaaacattttgttctgtttttcccCTCCTGAACCAGGGACTGAAATGAAATCGTATTTACAGACTGTGACTGAGGATAAACAGTCCGGCCGCTGCTGCGCCGGTCtactagagaaaaaaaaattacaagaacaacaatataataacaataataacaaaaataacaaaataaaataaaaggtacTTGATATTTACAGTTTAGCAgtgaaaaaaggaggaggaaagtgGGAAGCAGAAGGCAGAGGGATGAGGACAAAAAGGAATGGAAGAGGAGGCTCCAAAAGCTGTTGGGTTTCAGGGGTTTGAGCATCATTTCTGGTCAGATTATTACTGAGATTAGTGGAAGTAACATAGTGTGGTCAACTTGGGCTGAACATGCACATTTGCGTGGTGGAAGAAAGAAAACGAGTCCATGCCGAGAGCGGACTGTTAGGCTGCGTTAATCATTCAAGATCAGTTCCTAGCATCATCACAGGACAAGAAGTACATGATATGAGTGTCACAGGCAGGCTGTTTAGGAAGGGGTGAAGAGGGTTTCAACAAATCTCTCTCACAAACCAAACTAAATTCATTCAGAGTCCTCCCCCTGCACAAATAATAACTGTGTATACTAGCTGAAATGTCAATGACGAGCCAGGTGAGCAGTGAAAGCAGTAGTCTCTCTGTACCCTCTGCACCTGATGTCAACATAATCAAGCTGATACTTAATTTAACACTGTAAAGTGACATAATTAATGAGGTGACTATTCACCCTACAGTGCTAAGCAACTGTGTTTATGACATGAGAGACATTGAGGCTTCTGTATTAGATGCAACTGGAGCCCCACACCAACGGCTCCCTCTGTGTAAAGTTATGTTAACAGCTGGACAGTACACATAACTCACCCCTTTGCTTCCCCTCTACTTCCTTTGGAGATGTGCAATACTCACTTAAGAATTAACATGAAACGCTTGGTTTCCAGCTTAACCAATGAAAACAAGAGCTTATACTGAAGAAACTTAAGATGTGCACTCTGCTCGTGTAAAGCTCCCTCTCATTCACATAAAAGGCAGTTGAGGAGCTAATATTCAAAAAGAAACTGTAAAGACAGGCTGTGGTGCCCTCCTTTGtaataaaatttaaaaccaCCTCTTATCTAAAATGACATGGACAAAATCAGCCAACATTTTCTGTCTGGTATTAAACtgggagatttaaaaaaattcttcaCATTTGTTCACCATTGGGCTGGATGAACTGACAATACTTGAGTAGAGTTCAGGgtagaaagtgacagaaaagcCACTAATCTACACAGTGGGTTGTACGATCAAACACTATGTACAGTACAAGTGTGCCATTTTTTACCCTACTAAGGATGATTGTCAATATTCGTCAGGCCTTACATGAGGCCCTCATTCTCAACTCCATGGCCAATCAGTACCCCAATTCAATGGCACCACGGCCACACATAAAATTAGctaaagcaaataaaatgaacataaaaaggGATAAAAGTCAACTGTAgattataaaacagaaaatccacATAACATGTACAACCCACCTCCTCTCTCCCAAACATCCCATGCAACCAATGTAAAGTGTCTTTATTCTAACAGGCCAGACAAGGGCCACATAGACTGCAGCTTATATTAAGCCCAAGCTTGGCTACCTAAACGTCCTTAAAACAACCCCACACCCTCCTGAAGCTAGCAGCCACAGAAATCACTTTCTATTGGAAATGGTTAAAATTCAGGGATAATAGCAAtgctgagtgtttgtgtgggtgtgtatagTTATTTCTTTTCTATCTTAAGGATTTGGAGCCAGGAGGAAGGTTTAGAGGGacaagagcagaggagagaaaaggaaaatagggaagacaaaaagaaatgaTGACAGAGGGATGGATGCTCAGGTGCTGTTGCTGATGGATCCAGGTGCTGAGCTGGGCTGGGCGGAACTGTCTGACACACTGCCCTCtgcagggggagagagggagcacACTTGTTACCAACATGAAGCTAATCTCACAGAAACAAGTCACTTTTTGGTAGATTTTTCAGACACTGCCTATCAAGTGATTATaatgtgtcaaaaaaaaaaacaatgataataaaaatgtcttaagTAATATTCataaaagtgagaaaaatagTCTACTGACATTCCAATGTGTGGGCAAAGGCTACTCTTAGggctgagttttaaaaaaatgggtCAGAGTCCAGACTGGGGTTAATCTTTTTGGTCAGGGTTATACAGGACAACAATGCACTATGTAggcaaaagacattttgtttctttttgtttgtaaataaatgtataaataaaacccCTCCTTAATATGGTCTGTTAATGAAAAAGACAgcatcaaaaatactttatgtTGTGATATGTACCATGTGAGGCAGGCGATGTCTGTGCACGAGCGTGAGGAGGAATGAGCGTGGAGTTCAACTGGGGCTGGATAGACAGCTCTGAGGGAgcagaaaaagcaaacaaatgtttaatcacacacactttaagTGCAATGACATGTCAACCAACTATGAGCATCTAAGTGAAGGTCATCAGAGGTCAAATACAAGAAACCCATAGTGGagataagagaaaaaaagaatgaatgacaGGGAAGTAAACTGACCAACAGGACTAAAGTTGAAGAGGAGCGGCAGTTCTCGTCCACTGGGCAGGCGGGTGTTGGGCTGGCGCAGCTCATCGAAGAAGGCGTGCGCACATGCCTCCAGGGGAGACAGCCTGGTCACCGGCGTGTATTCCAGCAGTCGAGAGCAGAGGGCAATAGCCTCTGGTGGGGTACGAGGCTTAAACACCTGATAGAAGAGAGAAATTTAGCAAAGAAATGTAGGATTCTGTATTAACATACTCCGGAGAGGAATTTGGGTTTATGCAAATCCAAGACGTAAAGTATTTTCAGTCAGTGAGTGGTTGCAGCCACGTccatttggggttttttgttgcAGCTTGCAACCACAGAAACTACAGGGAGGGAAACGATACAAGAGCTGATTTTACTGTATCTGAATTCCTGAATGATATAAGTCTTCACCAACAGAGAACAGACCGATCAATGAAGAAAATCATATTggagcaacatcagcttcaaAGCCCGATTAACCGATCTGGgacaataaacaatgtttatgaTACTAGTTAGCAAAAACTTGCTATATTAAATCGCATCATATTGCTATTAATTTCCTCTATTTTAAAGCCCACAACCCACTCTAGCTGCGTGATGAGCTTATACTAGGTGGAAGGCAGCAGTTTGTGTAGCAGCCTACAGGCTGGTAATATCGAAGATAGCCGGAAGCCGCAGTGGTAGAGTCACGCGTTGCTGCTGCCaatttaaaatactgaacaCTGACATTGCTGACAGCAACCGCTCGCGGTCTGAAAGCAcctatatttataaaaaaaaaaaaagaaagaagaagaagaagaagtagtgTAGACTACTTTTCAaatctaaaaacacacaagtctaCTTCTATATAGACATAAACCATCAAATTCCAATTTCTAACATCCCGGGTTACCttattttggtattttcttATCCCATAAAAGGATAAAAAACTGTTTcagagaaatataaacaataaaacctcagaCTGATGTTTGGATAACTGCTATTAATATTTTCCAGAAGTGGGAACATACCTTTGTCCAAGGGTGTGCTTTGATCTGTGGGAATTTGAACTCTGTGTAGTTAGGGTTCATTTCCCGGATCTGCTCCCTTGTTGGTGTCCCCAGAACCTGACATGGGTGAAAagttaatatttattaatattaatcacAATCATTGGTATGTTCTGCATGCCTGTATACAAAATGTAGAGGAAGGATTGTCAGTGTGGATGATAACACAAACATCCTTTGTTATATTAAGCGTACAGCTTGCGTTGTACTTCTGGATATATTGTCTACCATTTAATAATACCtgtatttaaatgtgaataaatactatatttaaagatcccctccagacatgtattaaaacatatatacaatgtgtgtttttttccacaaaaaaggaataatttccacattaaaatcctttaaaaaaaatcatctacTCCTTCTAGCTCAATAAAATTGTGTTCATTTCTAAAGTTTTCCTGCTGGCcacttcactgtaaagtccattcGCAGTGTATATGTACGGGCAGCTTCAAGTTTCTACATCACACTTGTATAAGTTGCAAATTGGACCAAGACTGGCTTCCAAACTATTTGTGATGTTACAAATCATGGTAGTAGGCTCACCCCTTAAAATCAGATATTCAacgagcacagagaaactttgcactttcagcagatgaatgtgagaACAGCCTTCTAGTATCAAATCAGTATCTCTGCACattcatcattctgcacagtgaagctcaaacaacCAACTGtattaacaagaaaaaaaacatttttgagcgGAAGGggactttaaatttaaatacacGCGCATTGACTGGTAAGATAGAATGTAGCATAAACTTTGCTTACATGAACCAATCACTGCATGTATCTTCTTCCCTAGTTCTTACTAATGCAGAACACTTTCTTGATACCCAAAGCCTATACTGACAGTAGTTTCAATTCCAAAAATCCCATATCTCTTTTCATCTGGCGGCTTGTGCCATCAGTTGGCTTTCGGCCACTGTTTGTAGTACCCCTACTGTACCTTGATGATCTCTACTAGCTGGTCCACACCACTGTCCCCAGGGAAGATAGGCTGgcccagcagcagctcagccAGCACACAGCCGGCTGACCAGATGTCAATGTTAGACGTGTAGTCGGTGGCACCAAAGATGAGCTCCGGGGCACGATAGTACCGTGAGCAGATATAGGACACATTCGGCTCCCCCCGAACTAGCTGCTTTGCACTAGAAGATGGTAGAAGAAAGATGAAGCAGAAAAAGACAGTTCAGGAGGGCAGTGCCAGTCAACATGAaactttcctttttcagtgTGTTCGTTTTCACAAAACCACAGCATGTTAGCTACCAAGACAGAGAAGTAAGTAGACATATGACAACAGATCAACACAGGGAAAGTCAAGATTGAGAAAGAGATGGCTACACAAACAGACAGCCAACTAAACATGCACGCTCAGACAGACATTCACCACAATGGAAAGAAtgatagagacagacagagacgtCCAGAGGCAGCATCTGGTACTGACCTGCCAAAGTCACAGAGTTTGAGGATGGCAGTCTCTGGATCCACCAGGAGGTTCTGGGGCTTGATGTCTCTGTGACACACGCCCTGGGAATGGATATAAGCCAGACTACGGAACAGCTGGTACATGTACACCTGAGGGGGGACAGAGAGGGTTGGCATAATGCCCAACAGTATTTAACAACTTAGacagaatcatatatatattcCAAGAAGAAACGCAAAAGAACATTTGAGGACACCCAAGTTCACTATTGTCATGTCTTTTCCCTGTTCTCATGTTTAGTCAGGTGATTCATGACAAACGGGAGGTGTCCAATGTTCAAtcagggtttctgcagggttcACCAAGTTACATTTAAGACTTTTGAAGATGTTTCACGATCATACTGGccaaagtatgtaagtattatggAAAACTAGAATTATCAAATTTATTTCAGTACTTaccagcagtatataaaacaataattcctaattaaataattaataaaattaatgctATCTGGACCTGGATAAgcggcagaaaatggatggatggccAGACAGCCTGCAAccagatacaaaaacattttataactaacattactgCATACAGCAggcaagagaaaatatttcagaCTGTTGTAAATagaatttaagactttttaataacTAAGGGCTTTTTTGAGGAAagtgaattaaatgtttttaaagaccTTTCTAGACCTGCATACCCTGTCAATTAATTGCATTGCATAAATTCAGACATTATAATGTGTAAcaagaaaattttattttattgtcatttatacTGGTAGCTTTAGCTGACCCAAGCTAAGCTTGAGTCAGCTAAGGCAGTGGTTCTTAACCTGGGGATCGGGACCCCTCTATTGGGTCACAAGATAATTAATGGTACAGTagagaagaaaaatattgtTGTACTGCAAAAATGTAGGTTCATTTTTCAAGAGTTTTCTTTAATCTTCTCTAATTtcttgtgaaaatgtttgaggAGACAATCACTCTACGGTGTGGTTTCAAAATTTGTGGGCATACatggacgtgtgtgtgtttgtatagaGTTGTCATGTGCCATCCACTTCTATATGTGCCCTAATTTTGTTTTTGGGTGCACTATGTAGGTGTTGAAAGAAGCAGCTTTGTGGCATCTGATGCAGCCTGCAGTGATATGTTTCTACAACAAAATAACATAGGGGTGAAAAATTATCCCTGAGGATTGTAACCATCCTCATCCAACCCCTATTTGACATTTGTCTACACATCCTAGGTCAATGATGTCATTCTTGACTACAAATTGCTCACACAGTTAAGTCTGCACCCATTTAATGTGTCTGTGGAATGCAGACGGTAAGCATCTTAATATGACAAATCACGGTCATCATcaccattatcattattaccCCCATGATGCAGTGACAGCAGGCCGGCCACAGATTACAAAATGATTACAGACAAGATGACTGAGGGATGAGAGATGATGGTTAAAaagggggcagagagagagagatgaggaggagaggggcgAGGAAAAGGGAaacaatggcaaaaacatgAGACCCGGGGGACAGGGAGGGGGAAAATACGACCCCAGACATGCTGTGATAGAAGTGTGTCGCTGGAGGACGGAGGGATGAcaggagagggaaagagtgagagagatcaGTATGCATCTCAAAGCCACAGGGGAGCAGCAGGCGGAGGTAGGGAAATGGGCCATGAGACAGCTATAATGTCCTCTCTGCTGCTACA is part of the Siniperca chuatsi isolate FFG_IHB_CAS linkage group LG9, ASM2008510v1, whole genome shotgun sequence genome and encodes:
- the gsk3ab gene encoding glycogen synthase kinase 3 alpha b gives rise to the protein MSGSGRPRTSSFAEPPGAPGSAATGAGSAVAGGSSTGKTGASQASGSSSTSFGNLKLPRDSGKVTTVVATPGQGPDRPQEVSYTDIKVIGNGSFGVVYQARLIDSQEMVAIKKVLQDKRFKNRELQIMRKLDHCNIVRLRYFFYSSGEKKDEVYLNLVLDYVPETVYRVARHFNKAKTTIPIIYVKVYMYQLFRSLAYIHSQGVCHRDIKPQNLLVDPETAILKLCDFGSAKQLVRGEPNVSYICSRYYRAPELIFGATDYTSNIDIWSAGCVLAELLLGQPIFPGDSGVDQLVEIIKVLGTPTREQIREMNPNYTEFKFPQIKAHPWTKVFKPRTPPEAIALCSRLLEYTPVTRLSPLEACAHAFFDELRQPNTRLPSGRELPLLFNFSPVELSIQPQLNSTLIPPHARAQTSPASHEGSVSDSSAQPSSAPGSISNST